A single window of Brevundimonas naejangsanensis DNA harbors:
- the ybgC gene encoding tol-pal system-associated acyl-CoA thioesterase: MTDQPSAGRFDGRDHLLPVRVYYEDTDFTGLVYHANYVRYFERGRSDFLRLAGVGHADLLEQDEPLAFVVSDLTIKYLKPARIDDALVVRTRYEAIKGPRLIIRQTVERDGEALCRADVVAVCIHLDGRPRRPTKRLVELVTPWLSGTE, encoded by the coding sequence ATGACCGATCAACCCAGCGCAGGCCGTTTCGACGGCCGCGACCACCTGTTGCCCGTGCGCGTTTATTATGAGGACACGGACTTCACCGGCCTGGTCTACCACGCCAACTATGTCCGCTATTTCGAGCGGGGACGGTCGGACTTTTTGCGTCTGGCCGGGGTGGGCCATGCGGACCTGCTGGAGCAGGATGAGCCGCTGGCCTTCGTCGTCTCGGACCTGACGATCAAATATCTGAAGCCGGCGCGCATCGACGACGCCCTGGTGGTGCGCACCCGCTATGAGGCGATCAAGGGACCGCGCCTGATCATCCGCCAGACGGTCGAGCGGGACGGAGAGGCCTTATGCCGGGCGGATGTCGTCGCCGTCTGCATCCACCTGGACGGACGGCCTCGGCGGCCGACGAAGCGGCTGGTGGAACTGGTCACGCCCTGGCTCTCAGGGACGGAATAG
- the ruvB gene encoding Holliday junction branch migration DNA helicase RuvB produces the protein MTDDRIISPAPAPGEQYDRALRPQTLSEFVGQSAAKGNLKVFIDAARGRSEALDHVLLFGPPGLGKTTLAQIVARELGVGFRATSGPILAKAGDLAAILTNLEPRDVLFIDEIHRMAPQVEEILYPAMEDHVLDLIIGEGPSARSVRIDLAPFTLVGATTRAGLLATPLRDRFGIPLRLEFYTPDELTAVIRGAARKMGAAITEDGAMEIARRARGTPRIAGRLLRRVRDFADAEGTPIDQLAAARALARLEVDEAGLDSLDRRFLKALIENYGGGPVGMDTLAAAIAEARDAVEDVIEPYLLQQGFIQRTPRGRMACARAYEHLGLETPAAPPAAAPDLFGK, from the coding sequence ATGACCGACGACCGCATCATCTCGCCCGCGCCCGCGCCCGGCGAACAGTACGACCGCGCCCTGAGGCCCCAGACCCTGTCCGAGTTCGTCGGCCAGTCGGCGGCCAAGGGCAATCTGAAGGTCTTCATCGACGCGGCGCGCGGCCGCTCGGAGGCGCTGGACCACGTTCTGCTGTTCGGGCCTCCGGGGCTGGGCAAGACGACGCTGGCGCAGATCGTGGCGCGCGAGCTGGGCGTGGGTTTCCGCGCCACCTCCGGCCCCATTCTGGCCAAGGCGGGGGATCTGGCGGCGATCCTGACCAACCTCGAACCGCGCGACGTCCTGTTCATCGACGAGATCCACCGCATGGCCCCGCAGGTGGAGGAAATCCTTTATCCGGCGATGGAAGACCATGTGCTGGACCTGATCATCGGCGAAGGGCCGTCGGCGCGCAGCGTGCGCATCGATCTGGCGCCCTTCACCCTGGTCGGGGCGACGACGCGGGCGGGCCTGCTGGCGACGCCTCTGCGCGACCGATTCGGAATCCCCCTTCGGCTGGAATTCTACACCCCGGACGAGCTGACCGCGGTGATCCGGGGCGCGGCGCGCAAGATGGGCGCGGCCATCACCGAGGACGGGGCTATGGAGATCGCGCGCCGGGCGCGGGGCACGCCGCGCATCGCCGGGCGCCTGCTGCGCCGGGTGCGGGACTTCGCCGATGCGGAAGGGACCCCCATCGACCAACTGGCGGCGGCGCGGGCGCTGGCGCGGCTGGAGGTGGACGAGGCCGGACTGGACAGCCTGGACCGCCGCTTCCTCAAGGCCCTGATCGAAAACTATGGCGGCGGGCCGGTCGGCATGGACACGCTGGCGGCCGCCATCGCCGAGGCGCGCGACGCGGTCGAGGACGTGATCGAACCCTATCTGCTGCAACAGGGCTTCATCCAGCGCACGCCGCGAGGCCGGATGGCCTGCGCCAGGGCCTATGAGCACCTTGGGCTGGAGACGCCCGCCGCGCCGCCCGCCGCCGCCCCGGACCTGTTCGGCAAATAA
- the ruvA gene encoding Holliday junction branch migration protein RuvA, translating into MIGRLRGILAEVGEAECLIDCGGVGYVATCGARTLGRLPAPGDETTLFIHSQWSQDQGPRLYGFLTRDERKVFTLLQTIQGVGPKAALGVLDVLPPAELAAAVAREDKAAVGRANGVGPKLALRIVTELKGKSLTDGVFAPTAPGVHAEAAVAAPPPPSVTGEAVAALLGLGIAEVNARRAVDHALIKLGEEAELPLVIRTALQELGR; encoded by the coding sequence ATGATCGGTCGTCTGCGTGGGATTCTGGCCGAAGTCGGGGAGGCGGAATGCCTGATCGACTGCGGGGGGGTGGGTTATGTCGCAACCTGCGGGGCGCGGACGCTGGGCCGCCTGCCGGCGCCGGGCGACGAGACCACCCTGTTCATCCATAGCCAGTGGAGCCAGGATCAGGGACCGCGCCTCTATGGTTTCCTGACCCGCGACGAGCGCAAGGTCTTCACCCTGTTGCAGACCATCCAGGGGGTGGGGCCGAAGGCGGCGCTGGGCGTGCTGGACGTGCTGCCGCCCGCCGAGCTGGCCGCCGCCGTCGCGCGCGAAGACAAGGCCGCCGTGGGCCGCGCCAACGGCGTGGGGCCCAAGCTGGCCCTGCGCATCGTTACCGAACTGAAGGGCAAGAGCCTGACCGACGGCGTCTTCGCCCCGACCGCGCCCGGCGTCCACGCCGAAGCCGCCGTCGCCGCCCCGCCGCCGCCCAGCGTCACGGGCGAGGCGGTCGCCGCCCTGCTGGGCCTGGGCATCGCCGAGGTCAACGCCCGCCGCGCCGTCGATCACGCCCTGATCAAGTTGGGCGAGGAGGCCGAACTGCCGCTGGTCATCCGCACGGCCCTGCAGGAGCTGGGACGATGA
- the ruvC gene encoding crossover junction endodeoxyribonuclease RuvC: protein MANETTRILGLDPGLRRTGWGVIESEGSRLRWIAHGVVAPSEKAPFSERLLHLLEQVGEVCAAYDCDEAAIEEVFVNVNPASTLKLGHARAAVMLAPARAGLSVAEYAPTLIKKAVVGAGQADKSQIAFMVKRLLPASGEVKADAADALAVAVTHAHHRRFKTIAVRGAA, encoded by the coding sequence ATGGCGAACGAAACGACTCGGATCCTGGGGCTCGACCCCGGCCTGCGCCGCACCGGCTGGGGCGTCATCGAAAGCGAGGGCAGCCGCCTGCGCTGGATCGCGCACGGCGTCGTCGCGCCCAGCGAGAAGGCGCCCTTCTCCGAACGGCTGCTGCATCTGCTGGAGCAGGTCGGCGAGGTCTGCGCCGCCTATGACTGCGACGAGGCGGCGATCGAAGAGGTCTTCGTCAACGTCAATCCGGCCTCGACGCTGAAGCTGGGCCATGCGCGGGCGGCGGTCATGCTGGCCCCGGCGCGGGCGGGCCTTTCGGTCGCTGAGTACGCCCCGACCCTGATCAAGAAGGCGGTGGTGGGGGCCGGCCAGGCGGACAAGAGCCAGATCGCTTTCATGGTGAAGCGGCTGCTGCCCGCTTCCGGCGAAGTGAAGGCCGACGCCGCCGATGCGCTGGCCGTGGCCGTCACCCACGCCCACCATCGGCGGTTCAAGACGATAGCAGTGAGAGGGGCGGCATGA
- a CDS encoding MgtC/SapB family protein, giving the protein MQIDWGVTHWGVEDLSLLAPAAAAMIAGGLIGIERTYHGHPAGFRTHILVCMTSCVLMLAAMHQASWGFVALPEQRLVIDPTRMAHGILTGIGFLCAGVIFRERFSVHGLTTAASLWTTSAIGVMFGVGLWKLGLIAAGATLLVLAILRFLDARLPHVGVMDVTLRWTRGAAPDEKVLRALLADKGLRPTRIGHVVSPDGLIHEHHVKARGPMPLQVDALSSVLAEQAGLAGFSVMPRDD; this is encoded by the coding sequence ATGCAGATTGACTGGGGCGTGACGCATTGGGGCGTCGAGGATCTGAGCCTGCTGGCGCCGGCGGCGGCCGCCATGATCGCAGGCGGCCTGATCGGGATCGAGCGGACCTATCACGGCCATCCGGCGGGGTTCCGCACCCATATCCTGGTGTGCATGACGTCTTGTGTGCTGATGCTGGCGGCCATGCACCAAGCCAGCTGGGGGTTCGTCGCCCTGCCGGAGCAGCGTCTGGTGATCGACCCGACGCGCATGGCGCACGGCATCCTGACCGGCATCGGCTTTCTGTGCGCCGGGGTCATCTTCCGCGAGCGCTTCTCGGTGCACGGCCTGACCACGGCGGCCTCGCTGTGGACCACCTCGGCCATCGGGGTCATGTTCGGCGTCGGCCTGTGGAAGCTGGGGCTGATTGCGGCGGGGGCGACCCTGCTGGTGCTGGCCATCCTGCGCTTTCTGGATGCGCGCCTGCCGCATGTCGGCGTGATGGACGTCACCCTGCGCTGGACGCGCGGCGCGGCTCCGGACGAGAAGGTGCTACGCGCCTTGCTGGCCGACAAGGGGTTGAGACCGACCCGCATCGGTCACGTCGTCAGCCCCGACGGCCTGATCCATGAACACCACGTCAAGGCGCGCGGACCCATGCCGCTGCAGGTCGACGCCCTGTCCAGCGTCCTGGCCGAACAGGCAGGCCTGGCGGGCTTTTCAGTCATGCCCCGAGACGACTGA
- a CDS encoding MgtC/SapB family protein: MVDAAWLETIVLPIAGALVAGGAIGFEREWRGRAAGFRTHILVSLASCLLMLAAMTQADWAFRALPDENIVTDPTRMAHGVLTGIGFLCAGVIFRTGFSIHGLTTAASLWITSAIGLLFGAGLFGLGAAGTVITGLILISLRVVNARLPDRTLADVEVRWRRDAPSPEAEVEAALRALDPAPAPDRFELIDEGAVVRRSWRVRIEGEGALKALAARLSALPSVCGYVLDPRAD; the protein is encoded by the coding sequence ATGGTTGACGCGGCCTGGCTGGAAACGATCGTCCTGCCCATCGCCGGGGCGCTGGTCGCCGGCGGCGCGATCGGCTTTGAACGCGAGTGGCGGGGCCGGGCGGCGGGGTTCCGCACCCACATCCTGGTCAGCCTGGCGTCGTGCCTGTTGATGCTGGCGGCCATGACGCAAGCCGATTGGGCCTTCCGGGCCCTGCCGGACGAGAACATCGTCACTGATCCCACCCGCATGGCCCACGGGGTGCTGACTGGGATCGGTTTCCTGTGCGCAGGCGTCATCTTCCGCACGGGCTTCTCCATTCACGGTCTGACGACGGCGGCGTCGTTGTGGATCACCTCGGCCATCGGCCTGCTGTTCGGGGCGGGGCTGTTCGGTCTGGGCGCGGCAGGGACGGTGATTACGGGCCTGATCCTGATCTCGCTCAGGGTGGTGAACGCTCGCCTGCCGGATCGCACCCTGGCGGACGTGGAGGTACGATGGCGCCGCGACGCCCCCTCGCCGGAGGCGGAGGTCGAGGCCGCCCTGCGCGCCTTGGACCCGGCGCCTGCCCCCGATCGCTTCGAACTGATCGACGAGGGCGCCGTGGTGCGCCGCAGCTGGCGCGTCCGCATCGAGGGCGAAGGCGCGCTGAAGGCCTTGGCGGCGCGGCTGTCGGCCCTGCCTTCCGTCTGCGGCTATGTGCTGGATCCGCGCGCCGACTGA
- a CDS encoding hemerythrin domain-containing protein: protein MDITQLILDDHAEQRRLFSLIEQIDGKDVEALEAVWGRLSAFLDAHAEAEEQHFYPQLLKLGEGANDAEDGTVEGETEDAIEDHNKLRDAVKAVAQHKVGSKAWFEAVGEANVVNSKHMGEEERQGLTDFRINADLKTRHELGVRYAAFQARHITGVKPVNKDPEAYVEQHG from the coding sequence ATGGATATCACCCAGCTGATCCTCGACGACCACGCCGAACAGCGGCGTCTCTTCTCGCTCATCGAGCAGATCGACGGCAAGGACGTAGAGGCGCTGGAGGCGGTGTGGGGGCGGCTGTCGGCGTTCCTGGACGCCCACGCCGAGGCCGAGGAACAGCATTTCTATCCCCAGTTGCTGAAGCTGGGCGAGGGGGCCAACGACGCCGAGGACGGGACGGTCGAGGGCGAGACCGAGGACGCCATCGAAGATCACAACAAACTGCGCGACGCGGTCAAGGCCGTGGCCCAGCACAAGGTCGGCAGCAAGGCCTGGTTCGAGGCGGTGGGCGAGGCCAACGTCGTCAACTCCAAGCACATGGGCGAGGAAGAGCGTCAGGGGCTGACGGATTTCCGCATCAACGCCGACCTGAAGACGCGTCATGAGCTCGGCGTGCGCTACGCCGCCTTCCAGGCGCGTCACATCACCGGGGTCAAGCCGGTCAACAAGGACCCCGAAGCCTACGTCGAACAGCATGGTTGA